The Aureispira anguillae genome contains a region encoding:
- a CDS encoding tetratricopeptide repeat protein, with translation MTTKRLEQLKGFLAASPNEPFILFAIAKEYEGLEDNKNALDYYLQLEQNSPEYVGTYYHLGKLYEHLGEDKKAFFTYKKGMSIAKEAGDNHSLSELAGAKMELGDDDDFED, from the coding sequence ATGACAACCAAAAGATTAGAACAATTAAAAGGCTTTTTGGCGGCTAGCCCTAATGAACCCTTTATTTTATTTGCCATTGCCAAAGAATACGAAGGACTAGAAGATAACAAAAATGCATTAGACTATTATCTTCAATTGGAACAAAATAGCCCTGAATATGTAGGCACTTATTATCACCTTGGCAAACTGTATGAGCACCTAGGGGAAGATAAAAAGGCGTTTTTCACGTACAAAAAAGGCATGTCTATTGCAAAAGAAGCAGGAGACAACCACAGTTTGTCGGAATTGGCTGGCGCAAAGATGGAATTGGGAGATGATGATGATTTTGAAGATTAA
- a CDS encoding T9SS type A sorting domain-containing protein, giving the protein MKCIFLLGIVLFPFLLWAQPSRLMVPFQASNGDVYEHALTGGLTNPQFSDIDLDGDGDQDLVYFDRVGGVVVPFLNGGTANTVDYTFAPEYAYRFPKVENWMLLRDYNCDQLEDLFAYKYDNMTGRVSITVYKASRDAQNKIQFQNVKNIIEYTQKGQTTLLNLFNSTVDLPAVDDIDGDGDMDILNFHTSGGYIEMFRNESQENGWGCDSLNYVRYDNCWGRLYESGTTEVIDLSPRIDSCPGYTNWTPLRGPRHAGSTLLTLDMNNDGVKELILGDLSFSNLNLLTNGGNKDTAFMTAQETFFPMASVAANITIFPAAFYLDVNNDGAKDLLAAPNILGNSKNLESWYYKNTGTANFPDFTYQGNDFLVSEMIDLGTGAAPIFWDYNADGLMDILVGNYHTYVSPAVQGCYLSLYKNIGTTTQPVYRLEDNDFANMKQYNLRRLSPTVADLDNDGDDDLLLGEEDGRLIYLPNLGTATAPVFSSIVANYKNIDVGQNATPQLVDVDRDGDFDLLVGERNGNTNYFENEGTVTAAVFSDTAKSETFGFIDAKLPGFSEGNSAPHLIDVAGVYHLYMGNESGEMWHYTNIDNNIFGAFTRVNSVLDTIDEGEESIVGIADINDDGQLEFVIGNKRGGLGIYTEYSVSSIDKIAEHKNTLKIAPNPFQQHLDVSFAAAVNEKVLVQLTNTLGQVVYYKKEWLDQELQINTQAISAGTYFLTIKTNKEHYVAKVIKY; this is encoded by the coding sequence ATGAAATGTATTTTCCTCCTAGGAATAGTTTTATTCCCTTTTCTATTATGGGCTCAACCCAGTCGTTTGATGGTTCCTTTTCAAGCATCTAATGGTGATGTATATGAACATGCATTGACTGGAGGCTTGACCAATCCCCAATTTTCAGACATTGACTTAGATGGCGATGGCGATCAAGATTTAGTTTATTTTGATCGAGTAGGAGGTGTTGTCGTACCTTTTCTAAATGGAGGTACAGCCAATACGGTAGATTACACCTTTGCGCCAGAATATGCTTATCGTTTTCCTAAAGTAGAAAACTGGATGTTGCTAAGAGACTATAATTGCGATCAATTAGAAGACCTGTTTGCTTATAAATACGATAATATGACTGGTCGGGTAAGTATTACTGTTTATAAAGCAAGCCGAGATGCTCAAAACAAAATACAATTCCAAAATGTCAAAAATATTATAGAATATACGCAAAAAGGGCAGACGACTTTGCTCAATTTATTTAATTCTACCGTAGACCTTCCTGCTGTTGACGACATAGATGGCGATGGCGATATGGACATCTTGAATTTTCATACTTCTGGTGGTTATATCGAAATGTTTAGGAATGAATCTCAAGAAAATGGATGGGGCTGTGATAGCCTAAATTATGTCCGTTATGACAATTGTTGGGGACGTTTGTATGAGAGTGGGACAACTGAAGTCATAGACCTAAGCCCAAGGATTGATAGCTGTCCAGGCTATACGAATTGGACACCCCTTAGGGGACCTCGACATGCAGGTTCTACTTTGTTGACCTTGGATATGAATAACGATGGAGTCAAAGAGTTGATTTTAGGAGATTTGTCGTTTTCTAATCTTAATTTGTTGACCAATGGCGGTAATAAAGATACTGCTTTTATGACCGCCCAAGAGACCTTTTTTCCAATGGCTTCTGTGGCGGCTAATATTACTATTTTTCCTGCGGCTTTCTATCTAGATGTTAACAACGATGGCGCAAAAGACTTGTTGGCAGCTCCCAATATATTGGGCAATTCCAAAAATTTGGAGAGTTGGTATTATAAAAATACAGGAACAGCTAATTTCCCTGATTTTACCTATCAAGGAAATGACTTTTTAGTAAGCGAAATGATTGATTTGGGAACGGGGGCTGCTCCCATTTTTTGGGATTATAATGCAGATGGATTGATGGATATTTTAGTAGGAAATTATCATACCTATGTTAGTCCTGCGGTACAAGGATGCTATTTGAGTTTGTATAAAAATATAGGAACAACCACTCAGCCTGTTTATCGTTTGGAGGATAATGATTTTGCCAATATGAAGCAATACAATTTGCGTAGATTGAGTCCTACCGTAGCCGATTTGGACAATGATGGTGATGATGATTTACTATTGGGAGAAGAGGATGGTCGATTAATTTATTTACCCAATCTAGGAACGGCTACGGCACCTGTTTTTTCGAGTATCGTTGCCAATTACAAAAATATTGATGTTGGACAAAATGCAACTCCCCAATTGGTAGATGTAGATAGAGATGGTGATTTTGATTTATTGGTAGGAGAGCGAAATGGAAATACTAATTATTTTGAAAACGAGGGAACGGTAACCGCAGCTGTTTTTTCTGATACTGCAAAATCAGAAACTTTTGGTTTTATTGATGCTAAATTACCTGGGTTTTCAGAAGGTAATTCTGCACCTCATTTGATTGATGTTGCTGGAGTATATCATTTGTATATGGGCAATGAATCTGGAGAAATGTGGCATTATACCAATATAGATAACAATATTTTCGGAGCTTTTACTCGTGTGAATAGTGTTTTAGATACCATAGACGAAGGGGAAGAATCTATTGTGGGAATTGCTGATATTAATGATGATGGACAGCTAGAATTTGTTATTGGCAATAAGCGAGGAGGTTTAGGAATTTATACCGAATATAGTGTATCGTCCATTGATAAAATTGCTGAGCACAAAAATACATTAAAAATCGCCCCAAATCCTTTCCAACAACACCTTGATGTTTCTTTTGCTGCTGCTGTAAACGAAAAAGTTTTAGTGCAGTTAACCAATACTTTGGGGCAAGTTGTTTATTATAAAAAGGAGTGGTTGGATCAAGAACTGCAAATCAATACGCAAGCAATTTCAGCAGGAACTTATTTCTTAACCATTAAGACCAATAAAGAACATTATGTGGCTAAAGTTATAAAATATTAA
- a CDS encoding T9SS type A sorting domain-containing protein produces MRILPLLFLFISASNLLAQYVPMDIPLVKNGTPLKNPWAGGLNLPQFSEVDLNNDGIKDLVTFDREGFVMSTFINGGTPGLVDYTYAPEYMKHLPQDDAINFMLFRDYNCDGIEDIFGMYTVWGQGVGVAIWRGSYDANDTIQYTLVEDQLRYDVVGGGPFDYKMFIYNTDLPAIDDIDGDGDMDILAFTLDICFPKNVFWYKNMSVENGHNCDSLDFVLESECWGLFEETGDSSILNFGPSTDSCYNNAWFNQIPLMPRADRIRGQHSTVGSSRGPRHVGANTTTVDFNGDGVRDMALGGVTYKNVNMVSGVMINDTILITTQDYHYPVYDEPVDIYTFPGTFFLDVNNDGLTDMIAAPSETGISESVMDSVAWYYQNTGSNNNMIFDFQQKDFLVGEMLDVGRRAFPALFDYNGDGIMDMLIGGYGRCQDGGSYEYGMTLLENTGTLTAPSFEYVTNNYAGTDSLQLNGLYPTFGDMDGDNDVDMICGAQDGTLIYFENTAGVGNPVAWAAPVRNYSGIDVGDASAPHLVDLDRDADLDLVVGRFAGYIHYYENKGTASSPSFNSYPITYNLGGYNIDTANSRHPLPFVYDNNGSYEMYIGHQEGNIIHLGNIDGNILGVYDTLSENFNDFYQGRYTHMSIADLDNDNKLDYILGTGRGGVMIMVEKDTVVNTPTVKLEQKVVYLFPNPAQDELTISFLETNQGALNLTVYNALGQLVMQRNTTTNSSSYQLDISTLPAGVLFLDIQTDDYHEVVRFVKR; encoded by the coding sequence ATGAGAATATTACCTCTACTTTTCTTGTTTATTAGTGCTAGTAATTTATTAGCACAATATGTTCCAATGGACATTCCCCTTGTCAAAAATGGAACCCCCTTGAAAAATCCTTGGGCAGGTGGGCTAAACTTGCCACAATTTTCAGAAGTGGATCTAAACAATGATGGAATTAAGGATTTGGTCACATTTGATCGAGAAGGCTTTGTAATGTCTACCTTTATTAATGGCGGAACGCCAGGTCTTGTTGACTATACCTATGCTCCTGAATACATGAAACATTTGCCTCAAGATGATGCTATAAATTTTATGTTGTTTCGAGATTATAATTGTGATGGAATCGAAGATATTTTTGGAATGTATACCGTTTGGGGTCAAGGGGTAGGCGTTGCCATATGGAGAGGGAGCTATGATGCCAATGATACCATTCAATATACGCTAGTGGAAGACCAATTGCGTTATGATGTTGTAGGAGGGGGACCTTTTGATTATAAAATGTTTATTTATAATACAGATTTACCTGCCATAGATGATATTGATGGAGATGGAGACATGGATATATTGGCTTTTACGTTAGATATTTGTTTCCCCAAAAATGTCTTTTGGTACAAAAATATGTCTGTAGAAAATGGGCATAATTGCGATTCGTTAGATTTTGTTCTAGAAAGTGAATGTTGGGGCTTGTTTGAAGAAACGGGAGATAGCAGCATTCTGAATTTTGGACCCAGCACAGATAGTTGTTACAACAATGCTTGGTTCAATCAAATCCCTCTTATGCCAAGAGCGGATCGTATTCGAGGTCAACATAGCACTGTTGGATCGTCTAGGGGACCACGACATGTTGGTGCTAATACCACAACCGTAGATTTTAACGGGGATGGAGTAAGAGACATGGCTTTAGGAGGAGTGACCTATAAGAATGTTAATATGGTAAGTGGCGTAATGATAAACGATACGATTTTAATTACAACACAGGATTATCATTACCCCGTTTATGACGAACCAGTAGATATTTATACCTTTCCAGGGACTTTCTTTTTGGATGTCAACAACGATGGATTAACGGATATGATTGCTGCTCCATCTGAAACAGGGATTAGCGAGTCTGTTATGGATAGTGTGGCATGGTATTACCAAAATACGGGTAGCAATAACAATATGATTTTTGATTTTCAACAAAAAGACTTTTTGGTTGGTGAAATGCTAGATGTTGGACGCCGTGCTTTTCCTGCTTTGTTTGATTATAACGGAGATGGAATCATGGATATGCTGATTGGGGGCTATGGTCGTTGCCAAGATGGCGGAAGCTATGAGTATGGAATGACTTTGTTGGAAAATACAGGGACATTAACGGCTCCTTCTTTTGAGTATGTAACCAATAATTATGCAGGAACAGACTCTTTGCAATTAAATGGCTTGTATCCTACGTTTGGCGACATGGATGGTGACAATGATGTGGATATGATTTGTGGTGCTCAAGATGGAACCCTAATCTATTTTGAAAACACCGCAGGTGTCGGAAATCCTGTTGCTTGGGCTGCTCCCGTGCGTAATTATTCAGGAATTGATGTTGGTGATGCTAGTGCGCCACATCTTGTAGATTTGGATCGAGATGCTGATTTAGATTTAGTGGTAGGGCGTTTTGCAGGGTATATACATTATTATGAGAATAAAGGAACTGCTTCTAGCCCTTCTTTTAATTCTTATCCAATAACCTACAATTTAGGTGGTTATAATATTGATACGGCTAACAGTCGCCATCCGCTGCCGTTTGTTTATGACAACAATGGTAGTTATGAAATGTATATAGGACATCAAGAAGGAAATATCATTCACTTGGGGAATATAGACGGCAATATTTTGGGCGTATACGATACCTTGTCAGAAAACTTTAATGATTTTTATCAAGGGCGTTATACCCATATGTCTATAGCAGATCTAGACAATGATAATAAGTTAGATTATATCTTAGGAACAGGAAGAGGTGGCGTAATGATTATGGTAGAAAAGGATACGGTTGTTAATACGCCTACTGTTAAATTAGAACAAAAAGTAGTTTATTTATTTCCGAATCCTGCACAAGATGAACTAACCATTAGCTTTTTGGAGACCAATCAAGGAGCGTTAAACCTAACGGTTTACAATGCCTTAGGGCAGCTTGTTATGCAGCGAAATACAACTACAAATTCATCGTCTTATCAACTAGATATTTCTACCTTGCCAGCAGGTGTTTTATTTTTAGATATACAAACCGACGATTACCATGAGGTGGTGCGCTTTGTAAAACGATAG
- a CDS encoding S8 family peptidase has protein sequence MSRISLLTMALIGIFYGNLYAQDNTINFLKGAKQLDVNIQDFTSARQLHQNEIFLNRFYRFVQFNSLPTTAQHRQIAAVGIQLLEYIPNKLYVASIPMGIDFSLLQNLNIRSIVPIEKTYKIGQRLEDKDYPSWAKDGNDLIVTIQYYQDIKAAIAKSEMEKLGVSIKESMDHAQMVVAHLSPSKIEALVQSPFIRYVDIMSEPGEPESDDGRHLHRANAIDGDYYGARDYDGTGITFAINDDGYVGPHIDFKGRTNQQDVAGDFAGSHGDMTAGIAGGAGNLDPSIRGMATGSYIHIRQYTSSMAGTIPLHQDSAVMIFSSSYSNGCNGGYTNTTVLVDQEIYNNPNLMQTFSAGNSNNLDCGYGAGNQWGNITGGHKIGKNVIATANLRETDAIVSSSSRGPASDGRIKPDIAAHGNSQMSTDPNNTYAPGGGTSAAAPGICGVMAQLYDAYSTLNGGAVAPSALMKVALLATANDLGNDGPDFIYGWGKVNGLKAVQLLEDNRYFDTVLAQAGAHAHQIVIPAGVQRAKIMVYWADKEASTSAATALVNDLDATVTDPSGTVHLPWVLDHTPNAATLALPATKGADHLNNVEQIAIDNPAAGTYTLDVVGTTVPLGTQRYYVVYEFLTEDITVVHPMGGEGLIPGTTSRIHWDAYGTTGTFLIEYTTDNGASWSTIAANEPGTSRFLNWTVPNTVTGQARVRISRATTTDESDANFTIIERPQNIRVNRVCPNISAIQLAWDAVPGATGYDVFMLGQKFMDSIGTTTALNLNIPVADINDPQWFSVRAIGANGIRGLRQVAVNYPGATGGSPACYLSCTGDNDAGIASLNAPDSILETCGGITTATVSITVENLGLFTESNFPVYYQLGTSPVVTETYTSNLPAGATAAFSFATPINLPAAGVYELKTWTGLAADSTQCNDTIIQTITILDPIGSFPYVEDFEGGAFPSATSYLINPDNSTTWESVSTTGANGNPTTAMSINNYSYNAQGQEDIFSTVALDMTQATTGATAVLTFDVAYRPYSTTLSDDLRIDLSDDCGQTFNQVYFKDGATLATGNNSSQSWSPSTAGDWRSDSVDLTSYLGSNVILRFVNICGYGNNLYLDNINVDVTSPIVAVDQINSSMSLVVEPNPTDSKTTLRLSEELSDDLLVELVSIDGKTLMESIMPAGTLNQTLDVSKLPSGVYLIRLSASEMLMVRKLIISK, from the coding sequence ATGAGTCGTATCTCTCTGTTAACTATGGCGCTCATTGGAATTTTTTATGGTAACCTATACGCACAGGATAATACCATTAATTTTCTAAAAGGAGCAAAGCAGTTGGATGTTAATATCCAAGATTTTACATCTGCTCGACAACTTCACCAAAATGAGATTTTTTTAAATCGATTTTACCGTTTTGTTCAATTTAATAGCTTACCAACCACAGCGCAACATCGCCAAATTGCAGCAGTAGGAATTCAATTATTAGAGTATATCCCGAATAAACTATATGTTGCATCGATTCCTATGGGGATAGATTTTTCCTTACTCCAAAACCTTAATATTAGAAGCATTGTTCCTATTGAAAAAACCTATAAGATAGGACAACGATTAGAAGACAAAGATTATCCTTCTTGGGCAAAAGACGGCAATGATCTTATTGTCACCATTCAGTATTATCAAGATATTAAAGCTGCCATTGCCAAGTCCGAAATGGAAAAACTAGGGGTAAGCATCAAAGAATCTATGGATCATGCTCAAATGGTAGTTGCTCATTTGTCGCCTAGCAAGATAGAGGCATTGGTTCAATCGCCATTTATTCGTTACGTAGATATTATGTCAGAACCTGGAGAACCAGAATCGGATGACGGTCGCCACCTGCATCGAGCGAATGCCATTGATGGTGATTATTATGGGGCTAGAGATTATGATGGAACAGGGATTACCTTTGCTATTAATGACGATGGTTATGTTGGTCCCCATATTGATTTTAAAGGGCGTACCAATCAGCAAGATGTAGCAGGTGACTTTGCAGGAAGTCATGGAGACATGACAGCAGGTATTGCTGGTGGAGCAGGAAACTTGGACCCGTCTATTAGAGGGATGGCAACAGGATCTTATATCCATATCCGACAATATACTTCTAGCATGGCAGGGACAATTCCTTTGCATCAAGACAGTGCAGTGATGATTTTTTCGTCTTCTTATAGCAATGGATGTAATGGAGGGTATACAAATACAACGGTTTTAGTTGATCAAGAAATTTATAATAATCCGAATTTGATGCAAACCTTTTCCGCAGGAAATAGCAATAACCTCGATTGTGGTTATGGAGCTGGCAACCAATGGGGGAATATTACAGGTGGGCACAAAATTGGTAAAAATGTTATCGCTACAGCCAATCTAAGAGAAACAGATGCCATCGTATCTAGTAGCAGTAGAGGTCCTGCGTCTGATGGGCGTATCAAACCAGATATTGCAGCGCATGGCAATTCGCAAATGTCTACAGATCCCAATAATACTTATGCACCAGGAGGGGGAACTTCTGCTGCTGCACCTGGTATTTGTGGGGTGATGGCGCAATTATACGATGCTTATAGCACCCTAAATGGGGGAGCAGTTGCTCCTTCTGCCTTGATGAAGGTGGCTTTATTGGCTACCGCAAATGATTTGGGGAATGATGGGCCTGACTTTATTTATGGATGGGGAAAAGTAAATGGGTTAAAAGCCGTTCAGTTGCTAGAAGACAATCGATATTTTGATACGGTTCTTGCACAAGCAGGGGCACATGCTCATCAAATTGTCATCCCAGCAGGAGTACAACGAGCTAAAATAATGGTGTATTGGGCCGATAAGGAAGCCTCTACCTCTGCTGCTACTGCTTTGGTGAACGATTTGGATGCCACCGTTACAGATCCATCGGGGACGGTGCATTTGCCTTGGGTATTGGATCATACCCCCAATGCAGCTACCTTAGCTTTGCCTGCAACCAAAGGAGCAGATCACTTGAACAATGTAGAACAAATTGCAATAGATAACCCTGCGGCAGGTACCTATACCTTGGATGTTGTTGGAACTACTGTTCCATTGGGAACCCAACGATATTATGTTGTTTATGAATTTTTAACAGAAGACATTACAGTTGTGCATCCCATGGGAGGAGAGGGATTGATTCCTGGAACAACTAGTCGTATCCATTGGGATGCTTATGGGACAACAGGTACCTTTTTGATCGAATATACAACCGATAATGGTGCTTCTTGGTCTACTATTGCAGCTAATGAACCTGGAACTAGTCGATTTCTAAATTGGACCGTTCCTAATACGGTTACTGGGCAGGCACGTGTTCGCATTTCAAGAGCAACTACTACAGATGAAAGCGATGCTAATTTTACCATTATAGAACGCCCACAAAATATACGGGTTAATCGTGTTTGTCCTAATATCAGTGCTATTCAGTTGGCTTGGGATGCTGTTCCAGGAGCTACGGGGTATGATGTGTTTATGTTGGGACAAAAATTTATGGACTCAATAGGAACAACTACTGCTTTAAATCTCAATATTCCTGTTGCTGATATTAATGATCCACAATGGTTCTCTGTTCGTGCAATTGGAGCCAATGGCATTCGTGGTTTGCGTCAGGTTGCGGTTAATTACCCAGGTGCTACAGGCGGAAGCCCTGCTTGTTATCTATCTTGTACGGGAGATAATGATGCAGGTATAGCAAGTTTAAATGCGCCTGACTCTATTTTAGAAACCTGTGGTGGGATAACAACGGCTACGGTTTCTATTACAGTTGAAAACTTAGGTTTGTTTACAGAGTCTAATTTTCCTGTATATTATCAATTGGGAACCAGTCCTGTCGTTACAGAGACCTATACCAGTAATTTACCTGCTGGAGCTACCGCTGCTTTTTCTTTTGCTACGCCAATCAACCTTCCTGCTGCTGGTGTTTATGAATTAAAAACGTGGACAGGTTTAGCAGCAGATAGTACACAATGTAACGATACGATTATCCAAACGATAACAATCTTAGACCCAATTGGCAGTTTTCCTTATGTCGAAGATTTTGAAGGGGGGGCATTTCCTTCTGCTACCTCTTATCTTATCAATCCAGATAATTCGACAACTTGGGAGTCGGTATCTACTACAGGGGCAAATGGAAACCCAACAACGGCAATGTCTATTAATAATTATTCTTATAATGCTCAAGGGCAAGAAGATATTTTTAGTACTGTTGCCCTAGATATGACACAAGCGACAACAGGCGCAACAGCCGTTCTAACATTTGATGTGGCTTATCGCCCTTATAGTACTACGCTTTCGGATGATCTGAGAATCGATTTATCGGATGATTGTGGTCAAACATTTAATCAAGTTTATTTCAAAGATGGAGCTACCTTGGCAACAGGGAACAACAGTTCTCAGTCTTGGTCGCCAAGTACTGCGGGAGATTGGAGAAGTGATTCTGTTGATTTGACAAGCTACCTTGGTAGCAATGTTATTTTGCGTTTTGTGAACATTTGTGGTTATGGTAATAACCTTTATCTAGATAATATTAATGTAGATGTAACGAGTCCTATAGTTGCCGTTGATCAAATTAATTCATCCATGAGCTTGGTCGTAGAGCCTAATCCAACTGATTCAAAGACGACCTTGAGATTGAGTGAGGAGTTATCGGACGATTTGTTGGTAGAGCTTGTTTCTATTGATGGCAAAACATTAATGGAATCAATCATGCCCGCAGGAACACTAAACCAAACACTGGATGTAAGCAAATTGCCTTCAGGGGTATATTTGATTCGATTGAGTGCCTCCGAAATGCTGATGGTTAGAAAGTTGATTATCAGTAAATAA
- a CDS encoding PKD domain-containing protein, whose amino-acid sequence MNHLIHLTITLILCFCSGIIAQIEPLDEPLEGLLLTADFMADLTYTCDGIVQFQDLSSNTPTNWLWQFGDGGLSSQQHPTYTYANSGVYTVTLYTSNAQGGDTIVKTAYITVEKPKVTSISNAEICPNTSASLTATNGSGTLRWYDGANTLLGTGSTFMTPSLTATTTYFVEDAIATTTTEYAGPLNGTTVGSGGYHGGGFTGGVNFTAYQAFEIVSVWVDADGAGSRTIYLYDGHIASGNNFNNTILSQVTVNIPDGQSRVQVNLQVPGLGDYCLAGDQMNLFRNNNGSASYPYTLSGVLDMVSSTTSSNGFYYYFYNWELDLEEACVSPKEPVVATVVEAAFTNVISGGTASFTDASIGATSWLWDFGDGNTSTQQHPTHTYTTNNGPHLVTLTINNGICSTMDSVTVSVGIQQLSNSMSLAIVPNPAKEQTHLIFSEPLSEDLTIELMNLDGRIIKKNRLIEGESTLALPLTDLPPALYLIRLSTSSITDVRKLVIQR is encoded by the coding sequence ATGAACCACCTTATCCACTTAACAATAACGTTAATATTGTGTTTTTGCTCAGGCATTATTGCCCAAATAGAACCGCTAGATGAACCGCTAGAGGGGCTATTGTTAACAGCCGATTTTATGGCAGATTTGACCTATACTTGTGACGGAATTGTTCAATTTCAAGATTTATCATCAAATACACCAACCAATTGGTTGTGGCAGTTTGGGGACGGTGGGCTTTCAAGCCAACAGCATCCAACATATACGTATGCGAACAGTGGTGTTTATACCGTCACTTTGTATACCTCCAATGCCCAAGGAGGAGACACCATTGTTAAAACAGCCTATATAACGGTTGAAAAACCCAAGGTAACTTCTATTTCCAATGCCGAGATTTGCCCTAATACTTCTGCTTCCTTAACTGCTACAAATGGTTCAGGAACTTTGCGTTGGTACGATGGCGCAAATACTTTGTTAGGGACAGGATCTACTTTTATGACTCCTTCTTTAACAGCAACAACAACTTATTTTGTAGAAGATGCTATTGCCACTACTACTACGGAATATGCAGGTCCTCTTAATGGAACAACAGTAGGCAGTGGGGGGTATCATGGTGGAGGATTTACAGGTGGAGTTAACTTTACGGCTTATCAAGCATTTGAAATTGTATCAGTATGGGTAGATGCAGATGGGGCAGGAAGTCGTACGATTTATTTATACGATGGTCATATTGCGAGTGGGAATAATTTTAACAATACCATTCTCAGCCAAGTTACTGTCAATATTCCCGATGGACAGTCTCGAGTTCAAGTTAATTTACAGGTGCCTGGTTTGGGAGATTATTGTTTGGCAGGAGATCAAATGAATTTATTTAGAAATAACAATGGTTCAGCATCCTATCCTTATACCTTGTCAGGGGTGTTGGATATGGTGAGTTCAACCACTTCTTCCAATGGATTTTATTACTATTTTTATAATTGGGAATTGGATTTGGAAGAGGCTTGTGTGAGTCCTAAAGAACCTGTTGTGGCTACAGTGGTAGAAGCTGCTTTTACGAATGTTATTAGTGGAGGAACAGCAAGTTTTACAGATGCATCTATAGGAGCTACTAGTTGGTTATGGGATTTTGGGGATGGAAACACTTCTACACAGCAGCATCCAACCCATACTTATACAACAAACAATGGTCCTCATCTAGTTACCCTAACCATTAATAATGGCATTTGTTCTACTATGGATTCTGTAACGGTTTCTGTGGGGATTCAGCAACTCTCCAATAGCATGAGTCTTGCCATTGTTCCTAATCCTGCTAAGGAGCAGACCCATTTAATTTTTAGCGAACCATTATCAGAGGATTTGACCATTGAATTAATGAATTTAGATGGAAGGATAATTAAAAAAAATAGATTAATAGAGGGGGAATCTACCCTTGCTCTTCCACTTACGGATTTACCACCTGCATTGTATCTAATTCGTTTGTCAACGAGCTCAATTACAGATGTTCGAAAACTGGTGATTCAGCGATAG